TTCCTCACCCATTCGCCGTCGATCTTCAGAACCGGCGCACATTTACTGATCAGATTCTTGGCTTTCATTTTATAGGCCGACCACATCTCACAGGAAACACAGTTCCACATGGCATCCTCGTTGCTGAGCATCCAGGGCAGAAAGTCCGAGGACCCGCCGTCAGGTGCCGAACCGTGTCGGGGGCCTGCCTGGCCAAATATGGCCAAATCCGAAGAAACCGTCAGGTCGCAGGCCATGCCGATTTCCTGGCCACCCGCAACGCGCATGCCGTTGACCCTGCAAATCACCGGTTTCTTGCAGGCCAATATGGAGTCGACCATGTGGTTGAACAGCTCCATGTACTGGCCATATTCATCGGGACGCTGGCTGTAGTATTCGCTGTATTCCTTGGTGTTTCCGCCGGTGCAGAAGGCGTAGGGCCCGGTAGCGGTAAAGACCACGGCAACCACGCTGCGATCCAGGGATGAGTTCTCGAAACCGGCGATAGCCCCCTTGACCATCTCCGTGGTGTAGGAGTTGTATTGCTTGGGGTTGTTGAGGCGCACCCAGGCCACGTAAAGTCCCTCCACCGTGTTCCCCTGCGGGTCGGTCAGGGGACGCTTTTCGTAAACCACGCACGGTGCATCCGCATCCGTACCCCAGTGAACATCCGTGTGCAGCATGTGATCCTTCAAACTATTGTCTCTGGGCAACCATTCCAAAGCCATAGTAAAAACTCCTTTTTTTTGATGTTTTCGTTTTCTTGCTATTGTTTATAGTAAAAACATTCCTCTAACACTTTTGCAAAAAAGGGTCGAGGATTCAAGGTCCCAAGGGGTCAAGTGAAAACCGCAATGTGCTTGGTTTTTGCCCCTCGGGCCTCAGTGAATTATCTGTTTTCAGCCATCAGCTGTGAGCGTCGCTTGGCCCCTCGGATCCTTTAACCCTTGAATCCTTTATGCTTAAAAGTCCGGCACCAGGACGATACGCCTGTCCGGTGACTTTTTATGAGCCTCCTCGAAAGCCTCGGCAATCGTGCTCATGGGGCGCGTCTGCACGAACGGCGCCAGGTCTATTTTCTTCGACAGCACCATGTCGAGCACCTGGGGGTAATATTCCGGCAAACAGCCCCACGTTCCTATAATCTCCGCGTCGAAGGCCATCAAGCGGCTGATGGAATATTCGACTTTTTGCAGGCCGAAGCCCACGATAATCAGCTTGCCGGTGAAGCTGAGAAGATTGAGAGCGATTTCCTGACCGGGCTTGCTGCCCGTGACCTCGAAGATTTTCCAGCCGTGGCCCGCCAACCCCTCCTGCTTGCGTATCGCTTTTGCTTCCTGGGAAATCTCTTTGGGGGTTTTGCCGGTTGCGTCGATGGAAAAATCCGCTCCATAGGAGAGCATCTGCTCGAGCCGCTTCCCGTCTATATCGATGGCAATGACACATCCCGCTCCCAATGCTTTGGCTTCCTGAACCATGTACTGCCCGACACCGCCGACGCCGATGACGATGACATTGTCGCCGATGTCGAGCCCCGCCCTCTTAGCCGCCTGGAACGGCGTCGTGGCGGCATCGGCCACGACGGCCAGGTGCTCCAGCGGGATCTCTCCCCTGTTTTTGATTTCACAAAGGTCGATGGAGGGGACAGGGATGTGGCTGGAAAAACCGCCGTAGATACCGATGCTGTTGCCGGGCATCTTCTGCGAAAGGCAACGGTTGCCCCTGCCGGTCTTGCACAGGTAGCATCGGCGGCAGGGCATGACCGCCGGGATCAGGACCTCTTTACCCACCCAGGCGTCATCACCGGCCACGACCGTACCCGCTATTTCGTGCCCCAGGGTGAGCGGTGGTTTCGACACCGTGGGCACACCGTCGTAAAAATACCCCAGGTCCGTGTGGCAGACACCGCATCCTGCGATTTCCACCAGCACCTCCCCCGGATTCAGTTCTGGAACCGGAATTTCGACTTTTTCGAGCCTGCCGGGAGTAACCTCACCACTTTCCCTGTTCCGTGTCGTGGGCTGCACCATCTGCCAAGTCAATATGTTGTCCGGAACTGCTCCCATGTTCATTTCCTCCTTTGTTCGTATTTTCGGAAGTAGATACCCGGGCCCGTAGGACCCGACACTGGTTTCGCCCTAAAAGCGTTCAAATGGCCCAATTATATCAACCGAAAGCCAACGATCGATACACGTCTTCTGAAAACTTGGAACGCTAAACTTGGGTGGATATATTATCGCTACAATATAGCTGAGTCAAGCCTATTTACAGATGCCCCCGAATTGGGATAGTATTGTTTTTGGTATGGCTATACTGCTCCCAGGGTTGCATCGATAACATGGGAGCCGCAATTCCGATATTTTCGGATTTGTGCAACGGCTCACAGTTTACAACAAAGGAGAAGCTCCATGACCGACCCATTGATCATCGTGGAAAAGGAAGACCATCTTACTATCGTAACCATCAACCGGCCCGAAGCCATGAATTCAATCAGCCCCCCGGTCAGTGCGGAACTGTCGGCCGCCTTCGATGAATTTGCCGCAAATGCGGATGAGTGGGTGTGTATCGTCACCGGGGCCGGCGAACGTGCCTTTTCAGCCGGCAACGACCTGAAGTGGCAGGCCCAAAACGGGGGTGAGGAGCTCTCCAGGCAGACCGCCAGGATAAAAGGCGGTTTCGGCGGAATCACCTCCCGTTACGATTGCTTCAAACCCATCATTGCGGCCGTCAACGGGTTCGCTCTCGGTGGCGGCTTCGAAGTCGCCCTGGCCTGTGACATCATCCTTGCGGCCGAACATGCCACCTTCGGATTCCCCGAACCACGGGTGGGCATGATTGCAGGCGCTATGGGCGTGCACCGTTTGCCGCGTCATATCCCCTACCACCTGGCCATGGGAATGCTGCTGTCGTCAAAACGCATTGCCGCCCAGGAGGCCATGCAGTACGGACTGGTCAACGAGGTCGTTCCTCTCAAAGACCTCTTGCCCACTGCTAAAAAATGGGCTGCCGAAATCATGATGGGCGCTCCTCTGGCCCTCCAGGCCACGAAAGAAGCCGCTCTCAAAGGATTGGCCTATCCGCTCGATGAGGTTCCCAAGGTGTTCCCGATGCAGGAGGCTATGCATACGTCCGAAGATTTCATCGAAGGGCCCAAGGCTTTTGCCGAAAAGCGCCCCCCCCAGTGGAAGGGACGTTAGCCACAGTTCACCCCAAAAAGGGGCAACCCTGCAAGGGGCCACGCCCCCGACACCGCAGACGGCAGGCAAGCGGAAGCTTCGGAACCCCGGGGCCGACGGCACCGTTTACCCCAACGATGGGGTTTTTCCTTGACTTGGCTTTTATATAGCTACTATATAGCTAGATTCCAAGCTGAACCTTGCAACTTAAAAAACTTTTGAACAGGAGAAACCCATGAATCTCGCAGGAAAAGTCGCCCTGGTTACCGGAAGCAGCCGCGGGGTGGGACGCGCTGTAGCCCTCGGGTTTGCGGAACAAGGCGCCAAGGTGGTCGTCAACTACACATCCAATGCCGAAGCCGCGGATCAGGTGGTTTCGGAAATTGAAGCCTTTAACACTTCGGCCATCGCCGTCAAGGCGGACGTCGCCCTGAAAGCGGACGTCGAGCGCTTGGTGGGCAGCGCGGTGGAGGCTTTTGGAAAAATCGACATCCTGGTCAACAATGCCGGCTTCACCAGGCCGGCCCTGATGGTGAAAATGGAAGAGGACCAATGGGACCAGGTGGTCGACATCCACCTGAAAGGTGCATTTCTGTGTTCCCAGGCCGCCGGGAGGCTGATGAAGGAGCAGAAAAAAGGTAAAATCATCAATGTCACCTCGGTCGCCGGAATTGTGGGTACCGTCGGACAGGTCAACTACAGCGCCGCCAAGGGCGGCATCATCAGCATGACCAAATCCATAGCCCGGGAAATGGCCCGGTACAATGTGTGCGCCAATGTCATTTCCCTGGGAATCGTGGCCACGGACATGACCGAAAAAATCCGGACCGATGAAAAATTGAAAGAGATCTATATGAATCGTATCCTGCTGAAACGCTTTGCCGAACCGGCGGACATAGCCCCGGCCTTCTGCTTTCTGGCCTCGGACCAGAGCGACTACATCACCGGCCAGCTGCTGTGCGTTGACGGTGGATACGGTATGATTTAAAATAAATTTTAACCCGTCAGCACCCGCAACGGTTTGTGAATTCAGAATTTCGATTCATTTAATTCAGGGTCAACCAAATATGTAAAATTTATTATTTTTAAAAGGGGAAATAGATGGGAGACAAAGTAGCGATTATCGGTGTCGGCCAAAGTAAATTCGTGCGGCAGTACCCGGGGTCTATCCGGGAACTGGCCTTCGAAGGGTTCAAGGACTGCCTGAGGGATGCCGGCGTTACCACCCGAGATATAGGTGCTTCAGTGGTCTGTTCGGCCCCGGAATATGACAAGCAGCGATCGCCTGCCGGTGTCTTCGCAGAGTATCTGGGGTTGAACCCCCAACCGACCTTTTATGTCGAGAGCCTCTGCTCCTCCAGCACCACAGGCGTCAGGCTTGCCTATTCACTGGTGAAGTCGGGACTGCACGATGTCGTCGCCGTTCTCGGCTTTCAGAAAATGTCGGAAATTTCATCTTCGGAATCCCAGGAACGGATGGGCCGCGGCGCCGACATCCAGTGGGAGAGTCCTTTCGGCACCATGATGCCGGCATATTATGCCATGTATGCCCGAGCCCACATGGAAACATACGGAACGACGCCGGACGACCTCTCCAGCATCCGCGCGAAAGCCGCCACCTACGGCCAGATCAACGACCTGGCCGTTTACCGCAAGCCGGTCACCTTGGAGATGTTCAACGATCCGGAAAACATCATGGGCAGACCGGTGGCAACGCCGCTGCGGGTCGGCGATTGCTGCGCCAATGCCGACGGCAGCTCCTGCATCATCGTCGCCAGTGAAGAGAAGGCCAAGACCTTTTGTAAAAAACCGGTTTGGATCATGGGACTGGGTTCCGCCACCACCAGCGTGAATCTGGCCGGGCGCGATCTGTTCTCCGGCCTGTCGGCCGCCCGGGAAGCCGCCCGGCAGGCTTACGATATGGCCGGCATCGGCCCCAAAGATGTCGATGTTGCCGAAGTCCACGATTGCTTCACCATCGCCGAAATGATGGCTTACGAAAACCTGGGTTTTGCCGAGCCCGGCGAGGGCAAGGAATTGATCCGCGGCAAAGAGACCTACAAGGAAGGATCGATCCCCGTCAACGTTGACGGCGGGCTGCTCTCCAAAGGTCACCCCATCGGCGCCACCGGGGGATCCCAGGTCAGGACCATCGTGCTGCAGTTGAGGGGGGAAGCCGGCGACATACAGGTAAAAGATCCGGCAATCGGTCTGGTGCACAATATCGGAGGTGTGGGACTCTACGGCAATGTAACGATTTTGGGGAGGTAGATATGGGCAACAAAAAAGAGGTCGACGACCGGTTTAAAAAATTCGGTACGGTGAGTTTCACCGCCATCACCAAAACCAACGATTTTATCGAACACCTTGAAAAGGGAAACGTTGCCGGAACGA
The genomic region above belongs to Deltaproteobacteria bacterium and contains:
- the oah gene encoding 6-oxocyclohex-1-ene-1-carbonyl-CoA hydratase; its protein translation is MALEWLPRDNSLKDHMLHTDVHWGTDADAPCVVYEKRPLTDPQGNTVEGLYVAWVRLNNPKQYNSYTTEMVKGAIAGFENSSLDRSVVAVVFTATGPYAFCTGGNTKEYSEYYSQRPDEYGQYMELFNHMVDSILACKKPVICRVNGMRVAGGQEIGMACDLTVSSDLAIFGQAGPRHGSAPDGGSSDFLPWMLSNEDAMWNCVSCEMWSAYKMKAKNLISKCAPVLKIDGEWVRNPMIVTDRYVEDGEIVYGEYKKGDALKEGRALVKAHQANADFELLDKEVDKIVWQFANLFPGCLIKSIDGVRMKKKYFWDICKNANRHWLAANMSGEAFLGFGAFNTKKITGSDTIDFIKFRQNLAEAKLWNMDMYAEVMGKPEDI
- the had gene encoding 6-hydroxycyclohex-1-ene-1-carbonyl-CoA dehydrogenase, translated to MGAVPDNILTWQMVQPTTRNRESGEVTPGRLEKVEIPVPELNPGEVLVEIAGCGVCHTDLGYFYDGVPTVSKPPLTLGHEIAGTVVAGDDAWVGKEVLIPAVMPCRRCYLCKTGRGNRCLSQKMPGNSIGIYGGFSSHIPVPSIDLCEIKNRGEIPLEHLAVVADAATTPFQAAKRAGLDIGDNVIVIGVGGVGQYMVQEAKALGAGCVIAIDIDGKRLEQMLSYGADFSIDATGKTPKEISQEAKAIRKQEGLAGHGWKIFEVTGSKPGQEIALNLLSFTGKLIIVGFGLQKVEYSISRLMAFDAEIIGTWGCLPEYYPQVLDMVLSKKIDLAPFVQTRPMSTIAEAFEEAHKKSPDRRIVLVPDF
- a CDS encoding enoyl-CoA hydratase/isomerase family protein, which codes for MTDPLIIVEKEDHLTIVTINRPEAMNSISPPVSAELSAAFDEFAANADEWVCIVTGAGERAFSAGNDLKWQAQNGGEELSRQTARIKGGFGGITSRYDCFKPIIAAVNGFALGGGFEVALACDIILAAEHATFGFPEPRVGMIAGAMGVHRLPRHIPYHLAMGMLLSSKRIAAQEAMQYGLVNEVVPLKDLLPTAKKWAAEIMMGAPLALQATKEAALKGLAYPLDEVPKVFPMQEAMHTSEDFIEGPKAFAEKRPPQWKGR
- a CDS encoding 3-oxoacyl-ACP reductase FabG, with protein sequence MNLAGKVALVTGSSRGVGRAVALGFAEQGAKVVVNYTSNAEAADQVVSEIEAFNTSAIAVKADVALKADVERLVGSAVEAFGKIDILVNNAGFTRPALMVKMEEDQWDQVVDIHLKGAFLCSQAAGRLMKEQKKGKIINVTSVAGIVGTVGQVNYSAAKGGIISMTKSIAREMARYNVCANVISLGIVATDMTEKIRTDEKLKEIYMNRILLKRFAEPADIAPAFCFLASDQSDYITGQLLCVDGGYGMI
- a CDS encoding acetyl-CoA acetyltransferase, yielding MGDKVAIIGVGQSKFVRQYPGSIRELAFEGFKDCLRDAGVTTRDIGASVVCSAPEYDKQRSPAGVFAEYLGLNPQPTFYVESLCSSSTTGVRLAYSLVKSGLHDVVAVLGFQKMSEISSSESQERMGRGADIQWESPFGTMMPAYYAMYARAHMETYGTTPDDLSSIRAKAATYGQINDLAVYRKPVTLEMFNDPENIMGRPVATPLRVGDCCANADGSSCIIVASEEKAKTFCKKPVWIMGLGSATTSVNLAGRDLFSGLSAAREAARQAYDMAGIGPKDVDVAEVHDCFTIAEMMAYENLGFAEPGEGKELIRGKETYKEGSIPVNVDGGLLSKGHPIGATGGSQVRTIVLQLRGEAGDIQVKDPAIGLVHNIGGVGLYGNVTILGR